A genomic window from Ruminiclostridium cellulolyticum H10 includes:
- a CDS encoding DUF5665 domain-containing protein — protein sequence MANKNHLFSVLCKKIDNLSLKMEKMKFVDYVYYLEHPRKMLWANFVSGLARGFGIAIGFTILGAIAIYFLNIIVKINLPYIGEFISDIVKIVQNSSRNVR from the coding sequence ATGGCCAACAAAAATCATTTATTTAGTGTGCTGTGCAAAAAAATTGATAATTTGTCTCTGAAAATGGAAAAGATGAAGTTTGTGGATTATGTTTATTATCTTGAACATCCTAGGAAAATGCTATGGGCCAATTTTGTAAGCGGTTTGGCAAGAGGCTTTGGAATTGCTATTGGATTCACTATTCTTGGAGCAATTGCCATTTACTTTCTTAATATTATTGTTAAAATAAACCTTCCATATATTGGAGAATTTATCAGTGATATAGTTAAGATTGTGCAAAACAGCAGTCGGAATGTCAGATGA
- the aroB gene encoding 3-dehydroquinate synthase yields MIRHTINLKERSYPICIATDFQELGKTVLSFRQGNKALLITDENVDNYYSDECMKVLQVSGIEVNKHVLKPGESNKTLEAVYGIYNKMVECKLDRSSIVLALGGGVVGDIAGFAAATYMRGINFVQIPTTLLAQADSSVGGKTGVDFNGHKNIVGAFYQPKAVFINVNTIKTLPKREISAGLAEVIKHGLIMDEEYCDYINYNADKIFKFDENVLQYLAKKNCSIKGYVVEQDEKEDDLRAILNFGHTIGHAIETVENFRLLHGECVSIGIVGVYKIAQYMEVLSEQLVNQVKEILLKLGLPVSLPGLDVERVYNQIFYDKKVKDNKLKFVLPRRIGEVFQCTIKDNELIKKVLLDLSN; encoded by the coding sequence ATGATTAGACATACTATAAATTTAAAGGAAAGAAGTTATCCAATTTGTATTGCAACAGACTTTCAGGAACTTGGGAAAACGGTTCTATCATTCAGGCAGGGTAACAAAGCTTTGTTGATAACCGACGAGAATGTTGATAATTATTATTCTGATGAGTGTATGAAAGTACTTCAAGTCAGCGGAATAGAGGTTAACAAGCACGTTCTGAAGCCCGGTGAAAGTAATAAGACACTTGAGGCAGTTTATGGTATCTATAATAAGATGGTAGAGTGCAAGCTGGACAGAAGCAGTATTGTACTGGCACTTGGTGGTGGCGTAGTGGGCGATATAGCTGGCTTTGCCGCCGCTACATATATGAGAGGGATCAACTTTGTTCAGATACCTACAACACTGTTGGCACAGGCAGATAGCAGCGTTGGAGGGAAAACCGGGGTTGATTTCAATGGGCATAAGAATATTGTGGGTGCATTTTATCAGCCTAAAGCAGTGTTTATTAATGTTAATACTATTAAGACACTGCCTAAAAGAGAGATTTCTGCCGGTCTTGCAGAGGTAATCAAACATGGTTTGATTATGGATGAAGAATACTGTGATTATATTAACTATAATGCTGATAAGATTTTTAAATTTGATGAAAATGTACTGCAATATCTAGCTAAAAAGAATTGTTCAATAAAAGGTTACGTAGTGGAGCAGGACGAAAAAGAGGACGATTTAAGGGCTATTCTTAACTTTGGACACACAATCGGTCATGCCATTGAAACGGTTGAGAATTTCAGGCTTTTGCATGGTGAATGTGTATCTATCGGAATAGTAGGAGTATACAAAATTGCCCAATATATGGAAGTTTTGAGTGAGCAATTAGTTAATCAGGTTAAAGAAATTCTTTTAAAACTTGGGCTTCCTGTTTCCCTGCCTGGTCTGGACGTTGAGAGAGTGTATAACCAGATATTCTACGATAAAAAGGTAAAGGACAACAAGCTAAAGTTTGTTCTGCCTCGTAGAATTGGAGAGGTGTTCCAATGTACCATTAAAGACAACGAACTGATTAAAAAAGTTCTTTTGGATTTGTCGAATTAA
- the ileS gene encoding isoleucine--tRNA ligase, producing MAEDYGKSLNLPKTDFPMRANLPQREPEFLKKWEDMDIYNTQLKKSEGKPSFILHDGPPYANGGIHLGTTLNKVLKDIVVKYKSMSGYYTPYVPGWDTHGLPIEQRAIKELGLKRHEVGPVVFREACEGFALKYLDVQRESFKRLGVRADWEHPYITLKPEFEAKQIEVFGEMATKGHIYKGLKPVYWCPECETALAEAEIEYADDTTVSIYVKFQVRDDKGIFEGVAPKEKVNFVIWTTTTWTLPANLAICLNESFEYSVVKANDEYYVLAAELVENTMKAAAVTEYETVAKFKGSQLEGILCKHPFLDKDSIVILGDHVTLEAGTGCVHTAPGHGAEDFIVCQKYKIPVLVPVDSKGFLTKEAGPFAGMFYKKSNSAIIEKLTQDGRLLASEKITHQYPHCWRCKDPIIFRATEQWFASIDGFRQESLKAIKDVKWIPEWGEERITNMVRDRGDWCISRQRIWGVPIPIFYCKDCGKELITDESIKAVADLFRVKGSNAWYAMDASEILPDGIKCKCGNHEFTKETDIMDVWFDSGSSHVAVLENREGLSWPADLYLEGNDQHRGWFQSSLLTSVATKGTAPYRKVLTHGYVVDGEGRKMSKSLGNGIDPADVIKEYGADILRLWVASSDYTTDIRISKDLLKQLSEVYRKIRNTARYILGNINDFNPDTDSVDYNDLNELDKWALGRMTNLIKKVNEAYDTYEFHLMFHAIHNFCVVDMSNFYLDIIKDRLYTSKPDTKERRAAQTVMYEILHNLVRMLTPVLAFTTEEIWQYMPHRAEDDTESVQLNSWPQVNEKYVNTALSEKWEKIFELRSDVSKALEIARANKTIGHSLNAKVSLYADGENLEFIKSIENDLVTIFIVSAVEVKNLADAPADAQKGEEIPEIKVSVEQAPGEKCERCWMFSEFVGNDEKHPTLCKRCADVVG from the coding sequence ATGGCAGAAGATTATGGAAAATCCTTAAATCTACCAAAAACTGACTTCCCCATGAGGGCGAATCTCCCTCAAAGGGAACCTGAATTCCTTAAAAAGTGGGAAGACATGGATATTTATAATACACAGTTAAAAAAATCAGAAGGAAAGCCTTCCTTTATACTTCATGACGGCCCGCCTTATGCAAATGGAGGTATACACCTTGGAACCACGTTGAATAAGGTTTTAAAGGATATCGTTGTAAAATATAAAAGTATGTCAGGCTACTATACTCCCTATGTTCCCGGATGGGATACACACGGACTTCCAATTGAGCAGAGAGCCATCAAGGAACTAGGATTAAAGAGACATGAAGTAGGCCCTGTTGTTTTCAGAGAGGCTTGTGAAGGTTTTGCCTTGAAATATCTGGACGTACAGAGAGAATCTTTCAAACGACTGGGTGTAAGAGCTGATTGGGAACATCCGTATATAACACTAAAGCCGGAATTTGAAGCAAAGCAGATAGAAGTATTCGGCGAAATGGCAACAAAGGGCCATATATACAAGGGATTGAAGCCTGTATACTGGTGCCCGGAATGTGAAACGGCTCTGGCTGAAGCTGAAATCGAGTATGCGGACGATACTACCGTTTCAATATATGTAAAGTTCCAGGTAAGAGATGACAAGGGGATTTTTGAAGGTGTAGCACCAAAGGAAAAGGTTAACTTTGTTATATGGACAACAACTACCTGGACCCTGCCTGCGAACCTTGCGATATGCTTGAATGAGTCATTTGAATACTCTGTTGTAAAGGCAAACGATGAATATTATGTACTTGCTGCAGAACTGGTTGAGAATACCATGAAGGCTGCGGCTGTAACAGAGTATGAAACTGTTGCAAAATTCAAAGGCAGCCAGCTGGAAGGAATACTCTGCAAGCACCCGTTCCTTGACAAGGATTCAATAGTTATACTCGGAGACCATGTTACTCTTGAAGCAGGTACTGGTTGTGTTCATACTGCTCCTGGACATGGTGCGGAGGACTTTATTGTCTGTCAGAAATACAAGATTCCTGTACTGGTTCCTGTTGACAGTAAGGGCTTCTTGACTAAAGAGGCAGGACCGTTTGCAGGGATGTTTTACAAAAAATCAAATTCTGCAATTATTGAAAAATTAACTCAGGATGGCAGACTTTTAGCCTCTGAAAAGATTACTCACCAATATCCTCATTGCTGGAGATGTAAAGACCCTATCATATTCCGTGCTACTGAACAATGGTTTGCGTCAATTGACGGATTCAGACAAGAATCATTAAAGGCAATAAAAGACGTAAAATGGATTCCTGAATGGGGAGAAGAAAGAATTACAAACATGGTAAGAGATAGAGGAGACTGGTGTATTTCCAGACAGCGTATCTGGGGTGTACCGATTCCGATTTTCTACTGTAAAGACTGCGGAAAAGAATTGATAACTGATGAATCCATAAAGGCTGTGGCTGATCTTTTCAGAGTAAAGGGATCAAATGCGTGGTATGCTATGGACGCTTCCGAAATTTTACCAGATGGAATTAAATGTAAATGCGGTAATCATGAATTTACAAAAGAAACGGATATAATGGATGTTTGGTTTGATTCAGGTTCCAGTCATGTAGCAGTTCTGGAAAACAGAGAAGGCTTGTCCTGGCCTGCAGACCTGTACCTAGAAGGTAATGACCAGCACCGCGGTTGGTTCCAGTCGTCACTGCTGACCTCAGTTGCGACAAAAGGAACCGCACCATACAGAAAGGTTTTGACTCATGGTTATGTTGTTGATGGAGAAGGCCGCAAGATGTCTAAGTCACTTGGAAACGGTATCGACCCTGCAGATGTTATTAAGGAATACGGAGCAGATATACTAAGACTTTGGGTTGCTTCTTCTGACTATACGACTGATATTAGAATTTCAAAGGATTTATTGAAGCAGCTATCAGAGGTTTACAGGAAGATTAGAAATACTGCAAGATATATTCTTGGTAATATAAATGATTTTAACCCAGACACTGACAGTGTTGATTACAATGATCTTAATGAGCTGGACAAATGGGCATTGGGCAGAATGACTAACCTCATAAAGAAGGTTAATGAGGCTTATGACACTTATGAGTTCCATTTGATGTTCCATGCAATACACAACTTCTGTGTTGTTGACATGAGTAACTTCTATTTGGATATTATAAAGGACAGACTTTACACCTCAAAGCCTGATACAAAGGAAAGAAGAGCAGCTCAGACTGTTATGTATGAGATACTTCACAACCTTGTAAGAATGCTTACCCCGGTTCTTGCATTTACTACTGAAGAAATCTGGCAGTACATGCCTCACAGGGCGGAGGATGATACTGAAAGTGTTCAGTTGAACAGCTGGCCACAAGTAAATGAAAAGTATGTAAATACCGCGTTATCTGAAAAGTGGGAAAAAATATTCGAGCTTAGGTCAGATGTTTCAAAGGCATTAGAAATAGCAAGGGCAAACAAGACAATTGGACATTCTCTCAATGCAAAAGTATCTTTGTATGCAGACGGTGAAAATCTTGAGTTTATAAAGAGCATTGAAAATGACCTTGTTACAATATTCATAGTTTCAGCAGTTGAAGTTAAAAATCTTGCTGATGCTCCCGCTGATGCCCAAAAGGGTGAGGAAATACCTGAAATAAAAGTTTCAGTTGAACAGGCACCGGGAGAAAAATGTGAAAGATGCTGGATGTTCAGCGAATTTGTAGGCAATGACGAAAAACACCCGACACTTTGTAAGAGATGTGCTGACGTTGTAGGTTAA
- a CDS encoding PLP-dependent aminotransferase family protein: MKIVSIQLKNNGQPKYLQLFNSIKEQISQGEMKPGERLPAIRSLASQLGVNTSTVVNAYKQLESNGYITAKKGSGYFISDTKSRIHDTQFSSDLGLYKDASVINFANATPHPSIFPIESFKACINEVLERDKGFAFGYDESNGYRPLRQSILAYFNREYSIPVENEDFLQIVSGAQQGIDIIGKALLNPGDYVITESPTYDGAVAAFKSRGARIISVNMEKDGMDIEELEKKIRICKPKLIYVMTRYQNPTTVCYSQEKLEKLMLLAKENNLYIVEDDSMSELYFEKEKYMALKVLDKKNEYVIYLKSFSKILMPGLRVGSMVIPKNLIDRFTKIKHTSDISSSGLIQRSLDLYFRSEKWDEHLQYMKEIYRGRFEFMLAGLDRMGKYGLKYEKPGGGLYFWVKLPRHLSAEFFYKKCRNNGLVFIPSGIFYDNMTKNCDDYIRLSFASAGIDQISEGMEILEKCLIN; the protein is encoded by the coding sequence ATGAAAATTGTATCGATACAATTAAAAAATAATGGTCAGCCGAAATACTTGCAACTGTTTAACAGTATTAAGGAGCAAATTTCACAGGGCGAAATGAAGCCTGGAGAGCGTCTCCCGGCTATAAGGAGTCTGGCTTCCCAATTAGGTGTAAACACTAGCACAGTTGTAAATGCATATAAACAGCTTGAAAGCAACGGCTACATAACAGCAAAAAAAGGCAGTGGATATTTTATTTCAGATACAAAGAGCCGAATTCATGATACACAATTTTCCAGTGATCTGGGATTATACAAGGATGCTTCTGTTATTAATTTTGCTAATGCAACTCCGCATCCGTCTATTTTTCCTATTGAATCCTTTAAAGCATGTATAAATGAGGTTCTGGAGAGGGATAAAGGTTTTGCCTTCGGGTATGATGAGAGTAACGGCTACAGGCCTTTGAGACAGTCTATTCTTGCTTATTTTAACAGAGAATATTCTATTCCAGTTGAAAATGAGGATTTCCTCCAGATTGTTTCAGGTGCACAGCAGGGGATAGATATTATTGGAAAGGCACTTTTGAACCCCGGAGATTACGTAATCACTGAATCTCCTACTTATGATGGTGCTGTTGCAGCATTCAAGTCCAGGGGTGCAAGAATCATAAGTGTAAACATGGAAAAAGACGGAATGGACATTGAGGAACTTGAAAAAAAGATTCGTATATGCAAGCCAAAACTAATATATGTTATGACACGCTATCAGAATCCCACTACGGTTTGCTATAGTCAGGAAAAGCTTGAAAAGTTGATGCTTCTGGCAAAAGAGAATAATCTATATATTGTTGAAGATGATTCTATGTCGGAGTTATATTTTGAAAAGGAAAAGTATATGGCTCTTAAGGTATTGGATAAAAAAAACGAATATGTAATATATTTGAAAAGCTTTTCAAAAATTCTTATGCCGGGTTTGAGAGTGGGAAGCATGGTTATACCTAAAAATCTAATTGATCGCTTTACAAAAATAAAGCATACAAGTGACATATCTTCCTCCGGCTTGATACAAAGATCTCTTGATTTATATTTCAGAAGCGAAAAGTGGGATGAACATTTGCAGTACATGAAGGAGATATACAGAGGCAGGTTTGAGTTTATGCTTGCCGGGTTGGATAGAATGGGAAAGTATGGATTGAAGTATGAAAAACCGGGAGGAGGGTTGTATTTCTGGGTAAAGCTGCCACGGCATCTGTCAGCAGAGTTTTTTTATAAGAAGTGTAGAAATAATGGACTTGTATTTATTCCTTCCGGGATATTTTATGATAATATGACAAAAAACTGTGACGATTATATAAGGCTTAGCTTTGCATCAGCAGGAATAGACCAGATCAGTGAGGGTATGGAAATATTGGAAAAGTGTCTGATAAATTAA
- the pdxS gene encoding pyridoxal 5'-phosphate synthase lyase subunit PdxS, with translation MNERYQLNKNLAQMLKGGVIMDVVNAKEAEIAQKAGAVAVMALERVPSDIRKAGGVARMSDPKMIKDIQSAVSIPVMAKVRIGHFVEAQVLEALSIDYIDESEVLTPADEEFHIDKHTFKVPFVCGAKNLGEALRRISEGASMIRTKGEAGTGNVVEAVRHMRTVTNEIRKVQSASKQELMTIAKEFGAPYDLILYVHENGKLPVINFAAGGIATPADAALMMQLGCDGVFVGSGIFKSSDPAKRAKAIVKATTYYNDPQIIAEVSEELGTAMDSIDVRELTGNSLYASRGW, from the coding sequence ATGAACGAGAGATATCAATTAAACAAAAATCTTGCCCAAATGCTAAAGGGCGGAGTAATCATGGATGTAGTAAATGCCAAAGAAGCAGAAATTGCACAAAAAGCCGGAGCCGTTGCAGTAATGGCTCTCGAAAGAGTTCCTTCCGATATAAGAAAAGCCGGAGGAGTTGCAAGAATGTCCGATCCAAAAATGATAAAAGATATACAAAGTGCCGTATCAATTCCTGTTATGGCCAAAGTTAGAATAGGACATTTTGTTGAAGCACAGGTTCTTGAAGCCCTTTCAATTGACTATATTGATGAAAGCGAGGTTTTAACTCCGGCAGACGAAGAATTTCACATAGATAAGCATACCTTCAAGGTTCCATTTGTATGCGGTGCAAAAAATCTCGGAGAAGCTCTCAGAAGAATTAGTGAAGGTGCATCCATGATAAGAACTAAAGGTGAAGCCGGTACAGGAAATGTTGTTGAAGCCGTCCGACATATGAGAACTGTAACAAATGAAATCAGAAAGGTGCAGAGTGCATCCAAGCAGGAACTTATGACCATAGCAAAAGAATTTGGTGCTCCATATGACCTTATTTTATATGTTCACGAAAACGGTAAGCTTCCTGTTATAAACTTTGCAGCAGGCGGAATCGCAACTCCCGCCGATGCGGCATTAATGATGCAGCTTGGATGCGACGGCGTATTTGTTGGTTCGGGAATATTTAAATCCTCAGATCCAGCCAAAAGAGCAAAGGCAATCGTAAAGGCAACTACATACTATAATGATCCGCAAATCATTGCAGAGGTCTCTGAAGAGCTTGGTACTGCCATGGATTCCATAGATGTAAGAGAGTTAACAGGCAACAGTCTGTATGCCTCTAGAGGATGGTAA
- the pdxT gene encoding pyridoxal 5'-phosphate synthase glutaminase subunit PdxT, with the protein MKKIGVLGLQGAISEHLDKLSKIPNVEPFSLKYKEEIDTIDGLIIPGGESTAIGRLLSDFNLTEPLKTRVNAGMPVWGTCAGMIILAKTITNDRRRHLEVMDINVMRNGYGRQLNSFTTEVSLAKVSSDKIPLVFIRAPYVVEVAPNVEVLLRVDENIVACRQDNMLATSFHPELTEDLSFHRYFAEMI; encoded by the coding sequence ATGAAAAAAATAGGTGTGTTAGGCTTGCAGGGTGCTATCTCAGAACATTTGGATAAACTATCCAAAATACCAAATGTAGAGCCATTCAGCCTAAAATATAAAGAAGAAATTGATACAATAGACGGACTTATCATACCCGGCGGTGAAAGTACTGCAATCGGCAGGCTTCTCTCTGATTTTAACCTGACAGAACCACTGAAAACAAGGGTAAATGCCGGGATGCCTGTATGGGGAACCTGTGCAGGCATGATTATCCTTGCAAAAACGATTACTAATGACCGCCGACGTCATCTGGAGGTTATGGACATAAATGTTATGCGGAACGGGTATGGAAGACAGTTGAACAGCTTTACAACAGAGGTTTCCCTGGCTAAAGTTTCTTCTGATAAAATCCCGTTGGTTTTTATTAGAGCACCTTATGTAGTCGAGGTAGCTCCGAATGTTGAAGTTCTTCTGCGTGTAGACGAAAACATAGTCGCGTGCAGGCAGGACAATATGCTGGCCACCTCCTTTCATCCGGAGCTGACAGAAGACCTGAGTTTTCACAGGTACTTTGCAGAAATGATATAA
- a CDS encoding rhomboid family protein: MKSNFLNSLVRYLVEKDYYHLISADNQIPDFSNGIASLIKEIQGTSVFVEIIDADRYGTEQIRNIMLNGAAMLNNIQGNNAYIFKVFLFDSTPDMDKVEIIKQHQMDITSEKRFMKCISVNISAKQAEKYFSVPAFDAGLVKSFKRFFSKGLDKRETSYKDIEDVIEKRKKDFEIQSKAETPWLTYIIIAFNIVMWGLLQLVSMRTGTAYQQQLEPFGAKVNNLIMEGQYWRFISPMFLHGDIVHLAVNCYSLYIIGSQVEKIFGRGRFLAIYFVSGFIGSAASFAFSLNSSVGASGAIFGLVGAMLYFSLRRPALLKSSYGVNLITMLIINLAYGFMNKRIDNHAHIGGFVGGFLTAGAVYSYREINGKNILKKVTSILLVAAITMGMLFYGFNNDINVLSPKLAALEQSDIQNNWQESEKKAEEILDLNPSDKNTKIRVLWSLIRAEIGQGKLDEGIQNSMALAELSPADGHYLLGVIYYNTKEFGKAKQELEQAKKSGSPNIDNINEMLSGIENSK; this comes from the coding sequence ATGAAAAGTAATTTTTTAAATTCCTTGGTAAGATATCTTGTGGAAAAGGACTATTACCACCTTATATCTGCTGATAATCAGATACCTGATTTTTCTAATGGTATTGCAAGTTTAATTAAAGAGATACAGGGAACTTCTGTATTTGTTGAAATTATTGACGCAGACAGATACGGAACAGAACAAATCAGGAATATTATGTTAAACGGTGCAGCAATGCTGAATAATATTCAAGGCAATAACGCTTATATTTTCAAGGTTTTTTTGTTTGATAGTACTCCTGATATGGATAAAGTTGAAATTATAAAGCAGCATCAGATGGATATTACTTCGGAAAAACGCTTTATGAAATGTATTTCTGTAAACATTTCTGCAAAACAGGCTGAGAAATATTTCAGTGTTCCTGCTTTCGATGCCGGATTGGTAAAGTCTTTTAAAAGATTTTTTTCTAAGGGACTTGATAAAAGAGAAACCAGTTATAAGGATATTGAAGACGTTATTGAGAAAAGAAAAAAAGACTTTGAAATACAGTCCAAGGCTGAAACGCCATGGCTGACATACATTATTATTGCTTTTAATATTGTTATGTGGGGCTTGTTGCAGCTTGTGTCCATGAGAACCGGAACCGCTTATCAACAACAGCTGGAACCCTTTGGAGCAAAGGTAAATAATCTCATTATGGAAGGGCAGTACTGGAGATTTATATCACCTATGTTCCTGCATGGAGATATTGTCCACCTGGCTGTAAACTGCTATTCGCTGTATATCATAGGGTCTCAGGTGGAGAAAATATTCGGACGAGGAAGGTTCTTGGCTATTTACTTTGTGTCGGGTTTCATTGGCTCAGCAGCAAGTTTTGCATTCTCACTGAATTCCTCTGTAGGGGCATCAGGTGCTATATTTGGTTTAGTAGGTGCTATGCTCTATTTTTCGTTAAGACGTCCTGCACTTTTAAAAAGCAGCTATGGTGTAAATCTTATTACTATGCTTATAATAAACCTTGCTTATGGTTTTATGAACAAGAGGATAGACAACCATGCACACATAGGTGGTTTTGTAGGAGGATTCTTGACTGCTGGGGCTGTATATTCCTACAGGGAAATAAATGGAAAAAACATATTGAAAAAAGTAACATCTATTTTACTTGTGGCAGCGATTACAATGGGAATGTTATTTTATGGCTTTAATAATGATATAAATGTTCTTTCTCCTAAGCTTGCTGCACTGGAGCAGTCCGATATTCAGAATAACTGGCAGGAGTCTGAAAAAAAAGCAGAGGAAATTCTTGACTTGAACCCTTCCGACAAAAATACAAAGATTAGGGTATTATGGTCATTAATCAGGGCTGAAATTGGTCAAGGAAAGCTGGATGAAGGTATTCAAAATTCAATGGCCTTGGCAGAATTGAGTCCGGCTGACGGACATTACCTGCTCGGAGTCATATACTATAATACGAAAGAATTTGGTAAAGCTAAGCAGGAGCTTGAGCAAGCAAAAAAATCAGGGTCTCCCAATATTGATAATATTAATGAAATGCTTTCCGGTATTGAAAACAGTAAATAA
- a CDS encoding homocysteine S-methyltransferase family protein codes for MSFLNDIEKKVLVFDGSMGIMLQSKGLEVGTCPEEWNITHPEMVKEIYTAYRDAGANVIQSNTFQSNLMKLSEYGLQDKHYDINFAGVSLAKEVMGDKGYVAASIGPLGKLLEPFGELTFEQAYNTFKEQVVAVTAGGADIISFETFTDVSEMRIALLASKENCNLPVICSISYEQNGRTLMGSDPAVCACILHSLGADMIGTNCSFGPEYMIKVAESYGKTGLKFSIKPNAGIPKTVDGNLVYDETPEKFAEYAQEFIKYGARLVGGCCGTRPEFIAEISKAVSGCDAVSFPLNVDFITSSSKAVAFSDIMGAGIGWIDINKEETLKKELLAGSISTITDAAMDLMEEDCELIAIDVDVPGENELLLSYVVKEAQTYLKQPFILKSNNPSALEAALRIYKGKAGVLTNNSSDVAGIMNKYGAVNVGGFISNEK; via the coding sequence ATGTCTTTCTTAAATGATATAGAAAAAAAAGTTCTGGTGTTTGACGGGTCTATGGGTATTATGCTTCAAAGCAAGGGACTTGAAGTGGGAACTTGTCCTGAGGAGTGGAATATTACTCATCCTGAAATGGTAAAGGAAATATATACTGCATACCGTGATGCAGGAGCAAACGTAATTCAGTCAAATACCTTTCAGTCCAATCTTATGAAACTCTCTGAATATGGATTGCAGGACAAGCATTACGATATTAATTTTGCAGGTGTTAGTCTTGCAAAGGAAGTAATGGGGGATAAGGGCTATGTAGCTGCTTCCATAGGACCTTTAGGGAAACTCTTGGAACCATTCGGAGAATTGACTTTTGAGCAGGCCTACAATACATTTAAGGAACAGGTTGTTGCTGTAACTGCCGGAGGTGCTGATATTATTAGCTTCGAAACATTTACAGATGTAAGTGAAATGAGAATTGCCCTTTTGGCTTCTAAAGAAAATTGTAACTTGCCTGTTATTTGTTCAATCTCCTACGAGCAGAACGGAAGAACGCTTATGGGCTCAGACCCTGCTGTTTGTGCTTGCATTCTGCACTCTCTGGGAGCTGACATGATTGGTACAAATTGTTCTTTTGGACCGGAATACATGATAAAGGTTGCTGAAAGCTACGGAAAAACCGGATTAAAATTTAGTATAAAGCCTAATGCCGGGATTCCTAAAACAGTGGACGGAAATTTGGTGTACGATGAAACTCCTGAAAAATTTGCTGAATATGCACAGGAATTTATAAAATACGGAGCGAGACTTGTTGGAGGGTGCTGCGGAACAAGGCCCGAGTTTATTGCAGAAATTTCAAAGGCGGTTAGTGGATGTGATGCGGTAAGTTTTCCTTTGAATGTTGATTTTATTACATCATCTTCTAAAGCTGTTGCTTTTTCTGACATAATGGGAGCTGGCATTGGATGGATAGATATTAATAAGGAGGAAACTCTAAAAAAGGAACTTTTGGCAGGGAGCATATCTACAATTACGGATGCTGCAATGGACTTGATGGAAGAGGACTGCGAATTGATAGCTATTGATGTTGATGTACCCGGGGAAAATGAATTGCTTCTATCCTATGTAGTGAAGGAAGCCCAGACTTATCTGAAACAGCCGTTTATTTTAAAATCTAATAATCCCAGTGCTTTAGAGGCAGCCCTTCGAATTTATAAAGGAAAAGCTGGAGTTCTTACTAATAACTCATCAGATGTAGCTGGAATTATGAATAAATATGGAGCTGTGAATGTTGGAGGATTTATTTCAAATGAAAAGTAA